In the Paramormyrops kingsleyae isolate MSU_618 chromosome 6, PKINGS_0.4, whole genome shotgun sequence genome, one interval contains:
- the LOC111855768 gene encoding serine/threonine-protein kinase 35-like yields MDTEDGRRRRTRSVRTCRKAGAESGKMKREVDKVLRSLSVGNSEDHNVPVEEDCLYGNLFRSENLEQRTVAPRYSLLREIGRGSYGVVYEAIARKSGARVAVKKLRCDAPENVELALAEFWALASLEKRHENVVQLEECVLQRNGMAQKMSHGNKRSKQYLRLVETSLKGERVLGYPEEPCYLWFVMEFCEGGDLNQFILSRRPDPRTNKSFMLQLTSAVAFLHKNNIVHRDLKPDNILISEKSGAPVLKVADFGLSKVCAGLGGVGKGEDKNKDINVNKFWLSSACGSDFYMAPEVWEGHYTAKADIFALGIIIWAMLERITFIDAESKRELLGTYIRQGTEIVPVGEALLENPKMILHIPQKRRSSMSDGIRQLLQDMLAVNPQDRPDAFQLEIRMDQVTCAA; encoded by the exons ATGGATACAGAAGACGGGAGAAGGAGAAGGACGAGGAGCGTTCGGACGTGCAGGAAAGCCGGAGCAGAAAGCGGTAAAATGAAGAGGGAAGTGGACAAAGTTCTTAGATCTTTGTCTGTGGGGAACTCTGAGGACCATAATGTCCCCGTGGAGGAGGACTGTCTTTACGGGAACTTGTTCCGAAGCGAGAATTTGGAACAGAGGACCGTGGCGCCGCGCTATAGCCTCTTGCGAGAGATCGGAAGGGGCAGCTATGGCGTGGTGTACGAAGCCATAGCGCGGAAGTCGGGCGCAAGGGTGGCCGTGAAGAAGCTTCGCTGTGACGCCCCCGAAAACGTGGAGCTGGCCCTCGCCGAGTTCTGGGCTCTGGCGAGCCTAGAGAAGCGACACGAAAACGTCGTGCAGCTGGAGGAGTGTGTGCTGCAAAGGAATGGTATGGCTCAGAAAATGAGCCATGGCAACAAGAGGTCCAAGCAGTACCTCCGGTTAGTGGAGACCTCTCTAAAAG GAGAACGAGTGTTGGGCTACCCAGAGGAGCCATGCTACTTGTGGTTCGTGATGGAGTTCTGCGagggtggagacctcaatcaGTTCATCCTGTCCCGCCGGCCAGACCCTCGGACTAACAAGAGCTTCATGCTGCAACTCACTAGTGCTGTGGCATTCTTGCACAAGAATAATATCGTACACCGGGACCTCAAACCTGACAATATCCTGATCTCGGAGAAGTCAGGAGCACCTGTACTCAAGGTGGCGGACTTTGGGCTGAGCAAGGTTTGTGCGGGTCTGGGTGGCGTAGGCAAAGGGGAGGACAAGAATAAGGACATCAATGTGAACAAGTTCTGGCTGTCTTCAGCTTGTGGATCTGACTTCTATATGGCACCGGAGGTATGGGAGGGTCACTACACAGCCAAAGCAGACATCTTTGCCCTGGGCATCATCATCTGGGCCATGCTGGAGAGGATCACCTTCATTGACGCGGAGTCCAAGAGGGAGCTGCTCGGAACATATATCCGGCAGGGCACAGAGATCGTCCCGGTCGGGGAGGCGCTGCTGGAGAACCCAAAGATGATCCTCCACATTCCCCAGAAGCGGAGGAGCTCCATGTCAGATGGGATTAGGCAGCTCCTGCAAGACATGCTGGCCGTAAATCCCCAGGATCGGCCTGACGCCTTCCAGCTGGAGATCAGAATGGACCAGGTTACATGTGCTGCTTGA